A part of Flavobacteriaceae bacterium GSB9 genomic DNA contains:
- a CDS encoding Bax inhibitor-1 family protein: MEQLQNDKLLISQVSDADRVAFYKTTYAHVAGGVLVFVLFEYLLLQSDAIVDFALSMTQGFKWLLMLGGFMFITNYAERMALKTADKSKQYLAYGLYILAEAFIFVPLIYIAAFYMESGPELINQAAVVTLALFTGLSAVVFITKKDFSFLKTGLTIGFFIAIGLIIAGSLFGFNLGLWFSAGMCLLAGGSILYQTSNMVNKYTTDDYIPAALGLFASLMLLFWYILSIFMSRD, encoded by the coding sequence ATGGAACAATTACAAAATGATAAGTTACTTATAAGTCAGGTGTCCGATGCAGACCGAGTGGCTTTTTATAAAACCACTTATGCACACGTTGCAGGTGGTGTTTTGGTATTCGTGCTTTTTGAATATTTGTTATTACAAAGTGATGCGATTGTAGATTTTGCTTTGTCGATGACGCAAGGCTTTAAATGGCTGCTCATGCTTGGAGGTTTTATGTTTATTACAAACTACGCCGAGAGGATGGCCTTAAAAACAGCGGATAAGAGCAAGCAATACCTCGCCTACGGTTTGTATATTTTAGCAGAAGCCTTCATTTTTGTGCCATTGATCTATATCGCTGCGTTTTACATGGAGTCTGGGCCCGAGTTGATTAACCAGGCGGCTGTTGTTACTCTAGCGCTTTTTACAGGGCTGTCGGCGGTGGTATTCATAACTAAAAAGGATTTTTCTTTTTTAAAAACAGGATTGACCATTGGTTTTTTTATAGCCATTGGGCTTATTATCGCCGGTTCTTTATTTGGTTTTAATTTAGGTTTATGGTTTTCTGCCGGTATGTGTTTGTTGGCAGGAGGTTCTATTTTATACCAAACCTCCAATATGGTTAATAAATATACTACCGACGATTATATACCAGCGGCTTTAGGATTGTTTGCCTCGTTAATGCTGTTATTTTGGTACATCCTTAGTATTTTTATGTCTAGAGATTAA